In one Bacteroides intestinalis DSM 17393 genomic region, the following are encoded:
- the ahcY gene encoding adenosylhomocysteinase, producing the protein MSKELFSTLPYKVADITLADFGRKEIDLAEQEMPGLMALREKYGETKPLKGARIMGSLHMTIQTAVLIETLVALGAEVRWCSCNIYSTQDHAAAAIAASGVPVFAWKGETLADYWWCTLQALNFPGGKGPTVIVDDGGDATMMIHVGYEAESTASILDKEVHAEDEIELNAILKCVLAADPTRWHRVAAEMRGVSEETTTGVHRLYQMQEEGKLLFPAFNVNDSVTKSKFDNLYGCRESLADGIKRATDVMIAGKVVVVCGYGDVGKGCSHSMRSYGARVLVTEVDPICALQAAMEGFEVVTMEEACTQGNIFVTTTGNIDIIRIDHMEKMKDQAIVCNIGHFDNEIQVDALKHYPGIKCVNIKPQVDRYYFPDGHSIILLADGRLVNLGCATGHPSFVMSNSFTNQTLAQIELFNKKYETGVYRLPKHLDEEVARLHLEKIGVKLTKLTPEQAAYIGVTVDGPYKAEHYRY; encoded by the coding sequence ATGTCTAAAGAATTATTCTCTACTCTGCCCTACAAGGTGGCAGACATTACGCTTGCCGACTTCGGTCGCAAGGAAATCGATCTGGCAGAACAAGAAATGCCCGGCCTTATGGCTCTTCGCGAAAAGTATGGAGAAACAAAACCGTTGAAAGGCGCTCGTATAATGGGTTCCCTGCATATGACCATCCAGACAGCGGTACTGATTGAAACCCTCGTGGCACTGGGCGCCGAAGTACGCTGGTGCTCATGTAACATATATTCGACTCAAGACCATGCTGCTGCTGCTATCGCTGCAAGTGGTGTTCCCGTATTTGCCTGGAAAGGTGAAACACTGGCTGATTACTGGTGGTGTACGCTTCAGGCGTTGAACTTCCCCGGCGGCAAAGGTCCTACGGTAATCGTTGACGATGGCGGTGACGCTACCATGATGATACACGTAGGGTACGAAGCGGAAAGCACTGCCTCTATTCTGGATAAAGAAGTCCATGCGGAAGATGAAATAGAACTGAATGCTATCCTGAAGTGTGTATTGGCTGCAGATCCTACCCGTTGGCATCGCGTAGCTGCCGAAATGCGTGGCGTTTCAGAAGAAACTACGACAGGTGTACACCGTTTGTATCAAATGCAGGAAGAAGGGAAATTGCTGTTCCCGGCATTCAATGTGAACGACTCAGTGACGAAGTCTAAATTCGATAATCTTTATGGTTGCCGTGAATCTTTGGCCGATGGTATCAAACGTGCCACAGATGTAATGATTGCCGGTAAAGTAGTAGTGGTTTGCGGTTATGGCGATGTAGGTAAGGGATGTTCACATTCCATGCGTTCATACGGTGCCCGTGTACTGGTTACGGAAGTAGACCCGATCTGCGCCCTGCAAGCTGCAATGGAGGGCTTCGAGGTAGTAACTATGGAAGAGGCTTGTACACAAGGTAATATCTTTGTTACTACAACAGGCAATATCGACATCATCCGCATCGATCACATGGAGAAGATGAAAGACCAGGCAATTGTCTGCAATATCGGCCACTTCGACAATGAAATCCAAGTGGATGCTCTTAAGCATTACCCCGGCATCAAATGTGTGAATATCAAGCCACAGGTAGACCGCTATTATTTCCCCGACGGACACAGCATTATTCTATTAGCCGATGGTCGTCTGGTGAACCTGGGTTGTGCTACCGGTCACCCGTCATTCGTTATGAGTAACTCATTCACCAACCAGACATTAGCTCAGATTGAGTTGTTCAACAAGAAGTATGAAACCGGTGTTTACCGTTTGCCTAAGCATCTTGATGAAGAGGTAGCACGTCTGCACCTTGAGAAAATCGGTGTGAAGCTGACGAAGCTGACTCCCGAGCAAGCTGCCTATATCGGTGTAACTGTAGACGGACCGTATAAAGCCGAACACTATCGCTATTAA
- a CDS encoding PAS domain-containing sensor histidine kinase: MKDYKDKTKEELLEIIRKLEEQLENRTLPDSSCQDEDLERFRKQYGKEILDAIPDMLTVFDYNLDYIELLSSPDTNHVEGLSGEDKSHPNLKDIVPESEYRKIRANMEKVMRTGCTSIGEHSLWFEGEMHHYENLVCPLGDKYLLCMCRDVTSRVNALRELAAARVKAEESDRLKSAFLSNMSHEIRTPLNAIVGFSRLVIDPGHEGDKEDYCNIIEKNSELLLCLFNDILDLSEMESGTLEFVREKVNLYHACLEEYDSHRLKVNKGVILILDDVDEELCVMGDRMRIMQVLMNLLSNAAKFTPTGEIHFGYQLRGNIVQFYVKDTGIGIPANRVAKIFERFGKINNFAQGTGLGLTVSRMLVERMGGRIWVRSGEGIGTTFFFTLPLG; this comes from the coding sequence ATGAAGGACTATAAAGATAAAACAAAAGAAGAACTACTGGAGATTATCCGGAAATTAGAGGAGCAATTGGAAAATCGTACTCTTCCGGATTCTTCATGCCAGGATGAAGACTTGGAGCGCTTCCGTAAGCAATACGGTAAAGAAATTCTGGACGCTATCCCGGATATGTTGACTGTTTTTGATTATAATCTGGATTATATAGAACTACTGTCCTCTCCTGATACCAATCATGTAGAGGGATTATCCGGTGAGGATAAGTCACATCCTAATCTGAAAGATATAGTACCGGAATCAGAATACCGCAAAATCCGGGCGAATATGGAGAAAGTGATGCGTACCGGTTGTACCAGCATAGGAGAACATTCATTGTGGTTTGAAGGAGAGATGCATCATTATGAAAATCTGGTATGTCCTTTGGGAGATAAATATTTATTATGTATGTGTCGGGATGTGACGAGCCGGGTGAATGCGCTACGTGAACTGGCTGCTGCCCGTGTAAAGGCAGAAGAGTCCGATCGATTAAAATCTGCGTTCCTTTCAAATATGAGTCATGAAATCCGTACTCCATTGAATGCGATTGTTGGATTCTCAAGGTTGGTTATCGATCCGGGGCACGAAGGAGACAAGGAGGATTATTGCAATATTATCGAGAAAAATTCGGAATTGTTGTTGTGTTTGTTTAATGATATTCTGGACTTGTCTGAAATGGAATCAGGGACTTTGGAATTTGTTCGTGAGAAGGTGAACCTTTATCATGCTTGCCTTGAAGAATATGACAGTCATCGGTTGAAAGTAAATAAAGGCGTGATTTTGATACTGGACGATGTGGATGAGGAGTTGTGTGTGATGGGAGATCGAATGCGCATTATGCAGGTATTGATGAATCTGTTGAGTAATGCTGCTAAATTTACTCCTACCGGAGAAATACATTTTGGTTATCAGTTACGCGGCAATATTGTACAGTTCTACGTAAAAGATACGGGTATTGGTATTCCTGCCAACCGGGTGGCGAAGATTTTCGAACGCTTCGGCAAGATTAATAACTTTGCACAAGGCACCGGGCTGGGGCTGACTGTTTCCCGTATGTTGGTGGAACGGATGGGTGGACGCATTTGGGTACGTTCCGGCGAAGGAATAGGAACGACATTCTTCTTTACGCTACCGCTGGGATAA